The following DNA comes from Lepidochelys kempii isolate rLepKem1 chromosome 9, rLepKem1.hap2, whole genome shotgun sequence.
AGCCACAATATAGCATGAAGTAAAGTTACAATTTATCATGTGAACAGCTCTGTGCAAACATGAAGCAACTAAAAGTAAAAAAGTACACATTATATGCATAACATTTTTGAACAGGTTTTTCATTAAATAGCCCTAGACCAGCTTGTTATATTAAGCGCCATTTGATTTGCAGCATGCTAACACAAAGCATTGTTTAAAGGGatgcatattttaaatgtatacacTGTAAACTGAAGATCCACCTCCAAACTCGAGTGGCAGCATATTTTTCTGGTTAAATACTGCATATATACTTTCTTACAGATTGAAAATGCATGTTTATAGTATGGTAGAGATTTTTAAAGAATTGATTAAAAGGTGCAATTTTATGTCTATACTGAAAATTGTATATTAGCAGGTAGGACTATAATAGCCATACCTGTTATAAACACTGCCCTAAAGAACCTCTaagtattttgtattttaattcaAGAAAACTATTGTGTTCTTTGAATCTTTTTTAATACTCCTTTTAGAGAAGATCTTAAagtagcaagaaaaaaaaaaagtgttgagaCAACACTATCAGCTGcattcattttttccttttaaaaaaatgacagatTCAAAGGTATTTGTCATGTGCCATACTGAACAACATTCAACTGCAGTTTCAGATAAAAAAGGGaaattatatacatacatatttttaacCCTAGCACCGGAACACCACCTTTGAGCTCATAACATAATGCAATATTTTTAACATCATATCCTGCCATAAAAGAGGTTAGCAGCtctgaaaatagttttaaaaaattactcaCTGAACCTAGACtaataaaggaaacaaaaaggtttcccaatgaaattttttttttttttttaaaaaaaggggggagaaaCCCCAAAATTTGACTAATTCTGGAATACACTTTCCAGGCACAATTTAAAAACATAATGACCAAGTGATTGACTTATATTCTTTTCAAAACTGCATAAGAAGTTAGAATTGGTTGCTTTGACAAAAAGTTTGTAAATAATCCCACCACAACTGAACAGTTTTCATATTGGAGACAAATGCTGTTACTGATGAAATGGATAACACAATCATCTTCGTTTTCTCTTCTATAGCTTAACAATGTATAATACTATTAAATAGAAGACATTCAGAAATCCTTCTGCAACCTTTCAGACATTCATCCATCTTTCTGCATTCTATAGTGCTCTTTAGGTTCTGATAAGCCACAATCATAGGACTATGAGATCCCTGTCAACCTTAATACTTTTAAGACTTTTAATACAAAGAATGTAAAGTTATGATTTAATATCAAGCTTTGAAACCAGGAGAAACAgttcatgagatttttttccccaattagcATATCACAGTTTCTAAATTGCTTCCTTCTCAACATCATATATTACATTATGGCCTCTTTGTGATGCCTCATTAtatgttgatttttttctgaTGGTCTACGGAATCCCTTTTTGCAGTATTCACACCTGTGTGGATAGTCTTTTGTGTGTATTGATATTACATGTCGCTTAAAGCCTGATGCATCCGTAGTGCTATATTCACAATACTGGCATTGATACACTTTTCTTCCACTGTGGGTCTTCATGTGCTTCTTAAGTTCGTTTTGCTGCCTAAATCCTCTCTTGCACCTTTTACATTTAAAAGGCAGGTCCTTGGTGTGAACTGAGAGGATATGTCCACTAAGTACAAAAGGATCTGAAGTTTTAAAGTCACAGTGCCTACACTGATGTATCTTTTTACCTTTGTGGGTTTCACTATGCTTTTTGAGCTCAGATGGACGATGGAAGCCTTTTTCACATACCTCACATTTGTGGGGAAAGTCCTTCGTGTGAACCGAAATAATGTGTCGTTTCAGGTCGCTTGAGTTGGTGCTCTTATGGTCACAATGTGGACACTGATGAGTCTTATGTCCTTGAAATAACTCTGTGTGCTGCTGAAGTTCTTTTTCATCTGTGAATGCCTGGGGACAATGCTCACATTTAAATGGTAAATCAGTCCCATGTTTGGATTTTATGTGTGTTTTTAGATTGGACTGATCAGCACATCTGAAGACACAGTGCTGACACTGGTATGGCTTTTCTCCTGTGTGGGTCCTCATATGCTTTTTAAGCTCAGATGGATGACGGAATCCTTTCCCACACTCAACACAAACATGAGGAAAGTTCTTGCTGTGAACTGCAAGCAGATGTCTATTCAGCAGTCCCTGTTCTGCAGTCTCATAGTCACAGTATTTGCACTTGTGTAGTTTAGGCTCCTTGTCCCTCAATATCAGTTTATTAGAACTCAGTGGGCTTGCCTCTCTGTATCTCCTTGTATATTCTGTAAACTCATGGGTTTTGTCAACTTTATTTATAAGTTTATGGCTTTCCAGATGGTTGTGGAAACTTACTTTTTTGTTAGTTGTAAAGTCACAATCCGTACACTGGTATTTCTTCTTAATCATATGATCTGGGTGGTTCTTCATATGCCTTTTCAGGAATCCTCTCGATTTAAATTTTTTCCCACATATGTGACAAGGGTAAACAGTTAAGGGCTGTCCGTCAGGACCTATTATAACAGCTGTTTTCAAACAAACAGAAGATGTTATGAAGAAAACTGTTAAAAGTGCTGAATTAAAAAGAACTGCTCAAGAACATTTACTTGAACTTCACACATAGAGCAAATAGTTTAGTAGCTTGAAACAACCAAATCCCAGACATCTAAAATTTTAAATACTGTTAAAAGAGTTGACTGAAGCAAGGCATAAAACCCCATTGCTACCCCAATGCACGGGCACTGGTGACACTCGTTTACTGAATGGACCACAAATTAATGGAGAGATTGCCTTGTTAATCAACCTTTCTCCCATTCCCAATTGTGTATATCTCGCCTCCCATTCATGATCACGTAATATCCCCGTGACAACTACAGGAATTGTTTATGTGGATAAGTattagaaaaaaatgtattttagatgTCTTTTAATGCAATTTGCCAGCTGGAAATTAAGAGAGTCAGCATGATGTACCAGCCAGCAATCTGTGGACCATCAGCAAATTCTCCAGGGACAACAGTTTTAAAACAGTTGCACTACACAATTTCAGTGgtggtaggggttttttttgttggttttctttTAACTAGTTGCAGGAAAAAGGATCTTTCCATATTAAACCAATACAATAAACAATGAAAAATATTCTACCTGTTTGCCACTGCCTggtttctcccctcctcctcttcttggCTTTTTGTTTAAGCGCTCTATTTGTGTTAATGCTAT
Coding sequences within:
- the ZNF711 gene encoding zinc finger protein 711 isoform X4, which codes for MDDVGEKLDHIGSTPLKISTEVSHDDVSKDDGFGSEVIKVYIFKAEAEDDVEIGGTEIVTESDFHNGHSVAGVIEQGAVGRMQREKMVYMAVKDSSQEDEDISCAEIADEVYMEVIVGEEEATSLPDTQLEDSAVNKTFVPVAWAAAYGDERRLPRRYEDCQAAGNNLDTRLENKNGNAAQYLQICDSINTNRALKQKAKKRRRGETRQWQTAVIIGPDGQPLTVYPCHICGKKFKSRGFLKRHMKNHPDHMIKKKYQCTDCDFTTNKKVSFHNHLESHKLINKVDKTHEFTEYTRRYREASPLSSNKLILRDKEPKLHKCKYCDYETAEQGLLNRHLLAVHSKNFPHVCVECGKGFRHPSELKKHMRTHTGEKPYQCQHCVFRCADQSNLKTHIKSKHGTDLPFKCEHCPQAFTDEKELQQHTELFQGHKTHQCPHCDHKSTNSSDLKRHIISVHTKDFPHKCEVCEKGFHRPSELKKHSETHKGKKIHQCRHCDFKTSDPFVLSGHILSVHTKDLPFKCKRCKRGFRQQNELKKHMKTHSGRKVYQCQYCEYSTTDASGFKRHVISIHTKDYPHRCEYCKKGFRRPSEKNQHIMRHHKEAIM
- the ZNF711 gene encoding zinc finger protein 711 isoform X1 gives rise to the protein MDPGGGSLGLQTQESKMPHTMIMQDFVAGMAGTAHIDGDHIVVSVPEAVLVSDVVTDDGITLDHGLAAEVVQGPDIITETDVVTEGVIVPESVLEADVAIEEALDTSDHVLTSDLITETVRVPDQVFVADLVTGPDGHLEHVVQDSVSGADSPTMVSEEVLVTNSDTETVIQAASTVPGSTVTIKTEDDDDGKSTSEDYLMISLDDVGEKLDHIGSTPLKISTEVSHDDVSKDDGFGSEVIKVYIFKAEAEDDVEIGGTEIVTESDFHNGHSVAGVIEQGAVGRMQREKMVYMAVKDSSQEDEDISCAEIADEVYMEVIVGEEEATSLPDTQLEDSAVNKTFVPVAWAAAYGDERRLPRRYEDCQAAGNNLDTRLENKNGNAAQYLQICDSINTNRALKQKAKKRRRGETRQWQTAVIIGPDGQPLTVYPCHICGKKFKSRGFLKRHMKNHPDHMIKKKYQCTDCDFTTNKKVSFHNHLESHKLINKVDKTHEFTEYTRRYREASPLSSNKLILRDKEPKLHKCKYCDYETAEQGLLNRHLLAVHSKNFPHVCVECGKGFRHPSELKKHMRTHTGEKPYQCQHCVFRCADQSNLKTHIKSKHGTDLPFKCEHCPQAFTDEKELQQHTELFQGHKTHQCPHCDHKSTNSSDLKRHIISVHTKDFPHKCEVCEKGFHRPSELKKHSETHKGKKIHQCRHCDFKTSDPFVLSGHILSVHTKDLPFKCKRCKRGFRQQNELKKHMKTHSGRKVYQCQYCEYSTTDASGFKRHVISIHTKDYPHRCEYCKKGFRRPSEKNQHIMRHHKEAIM
- the ZNF711 gene encoding zinc finger protein 711 isoform X3, whose amino-acid sequence is MNLTSYINGSIMSISVDDVGEKLDHIGSTPLKISTEVSHDDVSKDDGFGSEVIKVYIFKAEAEDDVEIGGTEIVTESDFHNGHSVAGVIEQGAVGRMQREKMVYMAVKDSSQEDEDISCAEIADEVYMEVIVGEEEATSLPDTQLEDSAVNKTFVPVAWAAAYGDERRLPRRYEDCQAAGNNLDTRLENKNGNAAQYLQICDSINTNRALKQKAKKRRRGETRQWQTAVIIGPDGQPLTVYPCHICGKKFKSRGFLKRHMKNHPDHMIKKKYQCTDCDFTTNKKVSFHNHLESHKLINKVDKTHEFTEYTRRYREASPLSSNKLILRDKEPKLHKCKYCDYETAEQGLLNRHLLAVHSKNFPHVCVECGKGFRHPSELKKHMRTHTGEKPYQCQHCVFRCADQSNLKTHIKSKHGTDLPFKCEHCPQAFTDEKELQQHTELFQGHKTHQCPHCDHKSTNSSDLKRHIISVHTKDFPHKCEVCEKGFHRPSELKKHSETHKGKKIHQCRHCDFKTSDPFVLSGHILSVHTKDLPFKCKRCKRGFRQQNELKKHMKTHSGRKVYQCQYCEYSTTDASGFKRHVISIHTKDYPHRCEYCKKGFRRPSEKNQHIMRHHKEAIM
- the ZNF711 gene encoding zinc finger protein 711 isoform X2, whose protein sequence is MDPGGGSLGLQTQESKMPHTMIMQDFVAGMAGTAHIDGDHIVVSVPEAVLVSDVVTDDGITLDHGLAAEVVQGPDIITETDVVTEGVIVPESVLEADVAIEEALDTSDHVLTSDLITETVRVPDQVFVADLVTGPDGHLEHVVQDSVSGADSPTMVSEEVLVTNSDTETVIQAASTVPGSTVTIKTEDDDDGKSTSEDYLMISLDDVGEKLDHIGSTPLKISTEVSHDDVSKDDGFGSEVIKVYIFKAEAEDDVEIGGTEIVTESDFHNGHSVAGVIEQGAVGRMQREKMVYMAVKDSSQEDEDISCAEIADEVYMEVIVGEEEATSLPDTQLEDSAVNKTFVPVAWAAAYGDERRLPRRYEDCQAAAVIIGPDGQPLTVYPCHICGKKFKSRGFLKRHMKNHPDHMIKKKYQCTDCDFTTNKKVSFHNHLESHKLINKVDKTHEFTEYTRRYREASPLSSNKLILRDKEPKLHKCKYCDYETAEQGLLNRHLLAVHSKNFPHVCVECGKGFRHPSELKKHMRTHTGEKPYQCQHCVFRCADQSNLKTHIKSKHGTDLPFKCEHCPQAFTDEKELQQHTELFQGHKTHQCPHCDHKSTNSSDLKRHIISVHTKDFPHKCEVCEKGFHRPSELKKHSETHKGKKIHQCRHCDFKTSDPFVLSGHILSVHTKDLPFKCKRCKRGFRQQNELKKHMKTHSGRKVYQCQYCEYSTTDASGFKRHVISIHTKDYPHRCEYCKKGFRRPSEKNQHIMRHHKEAIM